One Sulfurimonas sp. C5 genomic region harbors:
- the petA gene encoding ubiquinol-cytochrome c reductase iron-sulfur subunit, giving the protein MKDSSRRGFMGKAFGAVAGVGAVASLYAMKKSWDMLPSVKAAGFTTLDMSAYKENELVTEKWRGKPIFVLKYTPEMMGKLTEKQKARTVFINGEGYLVNLGLCTHLGCIPGYNSDTQSFLCACHGGTYDFAGDVTKAPPPRGLDIPPFKIDGNKLVLGEEGPEYKNMKATGVTL; this is encoded by the coding sequence ATGAAAGATAGTAGCCGTAGAGGTTTTATGGGAAAAGCATTCGGTGCTGTAGCGGGTGTAGGGGCCGTTGCTTCACTTTATGCGATGAAAAAAAGTTGGGATATGCTTCCAAGTGTAAAAGCGGCGGGTTTTACAACATTGGATATGTCGGCATATAAAGAAAATGAATTAGTTACTGAAAAATGGCGTGGAAAACCTATCTTTGTTCTTAAGTATACGCCTGAGATGATGGGAAAATTAACTGAAAAGCAAAAGGCACGTACTGTTTTTATTAACGGTGAAGGGTATTTAGTAAATCTTGGACTTTGTACACACCTTGGTTGTATTCCTGGTTACAATTCTGATACTCAATCATTCTTATGTGCTTGTCACGGTGGTACATATGATTTTGCTGGTGATGTTACAAAAGCACCGCCACCGCGTGGACTCGATATTCCTCCATTTAAAATAGATGGGAATAAACTTGTTCTTGGTGAAGAGGGACCAGAGTATAAAAATATGAAAGCAACTGGCGTTACGCTTTAA
- a CDS encoding cytochrome bc complex cytochrome b subunit — protein MAHFEKATSLHDWMNQRLAVDTVRRVMAKEYWIPKNINFLWAMGMILAVTFGLLLVSGIFLLMYYQPNVATAFDSVNYTIMKEVEFGWLWRHIHGVAASVVFLIIYIHMFTGIYYGSYKKGREMIWISGMLLFVTFSAEAFSGYMLPWGQMSYWAGMVITNLFAGGSLHADGLVEWIRGDYVPAQAFLNRFFMLHVLLLPLAILGLIGLHFAALRIPHVNNQDGEEIDFEAEAAKYKAGNKKESKVIAFANDFMSKDMMVVGIYLVFFFYLVFFHYDFAMDPVNFDPADGLKTPAHIYPEWYFLWSYEILRPFPADPGLVAFGFAQVIFFALPFLDRSPNAVPAARRGAFKYWFWLMLVDMIVLTGMGKLPPEGIFSTIGLVAAIVFILLWIALPFITKKEKAL, from the coding sequence ATGGCACATTTTGAAAAAGCAACAAGCCTTCATGATTGGATGAACCAACGTTTAGCAGTTGATACAGTTCGCCGTGTTATGGCTAAAGAGTATTGGATCCCTAAAAATATCAACTTTTTATGGGCAATGGGGATGATTTTAGCAGTAACATTCGGTTTACTGTTAGTATCTGGTATCTTCTTATTAATGTATTATCAACCAAATGTAGCAACTGCATTTGACAGTGTTAACTACACTATTATGAAAGAGGTTGAATTCGGTTGGTTATGGAGACATATTCACGGTGTTGCAGCATCTGTAGTATTCCTTATTATATATATTCATATGTTCACAGGAATTTATTACGGTTCATATAAAAAGGGACGTGAGATGATCTGGATCTCAGGTATGCTTCTGTTTGTAACTTTCTCAGCTGAAGCGTTTTCTGGTTATATGCTTCCATGGGGACAAATGTCTTACTGGGCTGGTATGGTTATTACAAACCTTTTTGCTGGTGGTTCATTACATGCTGACGGTTTAGTTGAGTGGATTCGTGGGGATTACGTTCCGGCTCAAGCTTTCTTAAACCGTTTCTTTATGCTGCATGTACTTTTATTACCGTTAGCAATTTTAGGTCTTATCGGACTTCACTTTGCTGCACTTCGTATCCCTCACGTTAACAATCAAGATGGTGAAGAGATCGATTTTGAAGCTGAAGCTGCAAAATATAAAGCAGGAAACAAAAAAGAGTCTAAAGTTATCGCATTCGCTAACGACTTTATGTCTAAAGATATGATGGTAGTTGGAATCTATTTAGTATTCTTTTTCTATTTAGTGTTTTTCCATTATGACTTTGCAATGGACCCGGTTAACTTTGACCCTGCAGATGGATTAAAGACTCCTGCACATATTTACCCTGAGTGGTATTTTTTATGGTCATATGAGATCTTACGTCCGTTCCCTGCTGATCCAGGTTTAGTTGCATTCGGATTTGCTCAAGTAATTTTCTTTGCTTTACCGTTCTTAGACAGAAGTCCAAATGCTGTTCCGGCTGCTCGCCGCGGTGCATTTAAATACTGGTTCTGGTTAATGCTTGTAGATATGATTGTGCTTACTGGTATGGGTAAATTACCGCCTGAAGGTATTTTCAGTACTATCGGTTTAGTTGCTGCTATCGTCTTTATTTTATTATGGATAGCTTTACCGTTCATTACAAAAAAAGAGAAAGCGTTATAG
- a CDS encoding c-type cytochrome — MKEFKILAVVVFFTLVTYYLVEPFAHSQMHKHIESEGFEYKDLPELTKKGDAARGQELVMGAGACLGCHSMEVAGMPAPMDPVTAAQSYGVNPPDLSNAGAVYDEKFLAALIQNPAHALMVEHKFDAEKGQMHPMVPFYGAGGDLDQEVADMVTYLKSVAVKKEELTSEQAFELACGRCHADHYAGWTQIGKTPTFKKEQDELKFKTQVLDYQDSLKAYMGKLPPDLSIYIRSRGAHYIETFVENPQNYLKGTAMPRVGVNEHAMEKVVEYLEDSGDAKRHERENVGKYVMIFIVIFALFAFLWKKQIWRDLH; from the coding sequence ATGAAAGAATTTAAAATATTAGCAGTTGTAGTATTCTTTACTCTTGTAACTTACTACTTAGTTGAACCGTTTGCACACTCGCAAATGCATAAACATATTGAGAGTGAAGGTTTTGAATATAAAGACCTTCCGGAACTTACAAAAAAAGGTGACGCTGCTCGCGGGCAAGAGCTTGTAATGGGTGCGGGAGCTTGTCTTGGTTGTCACTCTATGGAAGTTGCAGGTATGCCTGCACCAATGGACCCTGTAACAGCTGCACAAAGTTACGGTGTAAACCCACCGGATCTTTCAAATGCAGGTGCTGTATATGATGAGAAGTTCTTAGCAGCTCTTATTCAAAACCCTGCACACGCTTTAATGGTTGAACATAAATTTGATGCCGAAAAAGGTCAAATGCATCCAATGGTGCCTTTCTATGGAGCTGGTGGAGATCTTGATCAAGAAGTAGCTGATATGGTTACTTACCTAAAATCAGTTGCAGTGAAAAAAGAGGAACTTACATCTGAGCAAGCATTTGAATTAGCATGTGGTAGATGTCATGCTGACCATTATGCTGGTTGGACACAAATCGGTAAGACACCAACATTCAAAAAAGAGCAAGATGAGTTAAAATTTAAAACACAGGTACTTGATTATCAAGACAGTTTAAAAGCATATATGGGTAAATTACCACCGGATTTAAGTATCTATATCCGTTCTCGTGGTGCTCATTACATTGAAACATTTGTGGAAAATCCACAAAACTATCTGAAAGGTACTGCAATGCCACGTGTTGGTGTAAACGAACATGCAATGGAAAAAGTTGTTGAGTATCTTGAAGATTCTGGTGATGCAAAACGCCATGAGAGAGAGAACGTTGGTAAGTATGTAATGATCTTTATCGTTATATTTGCACTATTTGCTTTCTTATGGAAAAAACAAATCTGGAGAGATTTACATTAA
- a CDS encoding RDD family protein has translation MRFRDLKKQKKNQQDTQKKKVLKYASYPDRIKAFVVDMFMIYTPILYFIAYVVMGSKEEFQASQLAPLIAVSIYGVIYAVLIAKFGQTPGKKAYMIKIVDDKTMKNISFFRAICRFIMFLFSTTILLGLLTPFYRRDKKALHDIVCGTIEIETKEMNAL, from the coding sequence ATGAGATTTAGAGATCTAAAAAAACAGAAAAAAAATCAGCAAGATACACAAAAGAAAAAAGTATTAAAGTATGCCTCTTATCCAGATCGCATAAAAGCATTTGTAGTTGATATGTTTATGATCTATACCCCGATTTTATATTTTATAGCTTATGTTGTAATGGGCTCAAAAGAGGAGTTTCAAGCTTCTCAGTTGGCACCCCTTATAGCAGTTTCAATCTATGGTGTGATCTATGCAGTACTGATTGCAAAATTTGGACAAACACCGGGAAAGAAAGCGTATATGATCAAAATCGTTGATGATAAAACAATGAAAAACATCTCTTTTTTCAGAGCAATTTGCAGATTTATTATGTTTTTATTCTCTACAACAATTCTTTTAGGATTATTAACTCCGTTTTATAGAAGAGATAAAAAAGCACTGCATGATATAGTGTGTGGTACAATCGAAATAGAAACAAAAGAGATGAATGCTTTATAA
- the moaA gene encoding GTP 3',8-cyclase MoaA, which translates to MLVDSYDRVVDYIRVSVTERCNFRCNYCMPEKPFSWVPKENLLTFEELFEFLKVAMDEGVKKIRITGGEPLLREDLDKFIKMIYDYKPDIDLAMTTNAFLLKGAAQKLKDAGLKRINVSIDSLKPEVAQEIAQKDVLKNVLEGVDEALKVGLKVKVNMVPMKGINSDEIVDLLEYCRDRGMTIRFIEYMENKHADEKIEGLKSDELLNIIAQKYSFKDEGFDGHSPSHYYTLEDGYKFGIIEPYEDDFCKQCNRIRLTAEGHLIPCLYFDEAMSIAEFVKRGDVKGAALVLKEVVKNKPEKNRWGGEDDEVSTRAFYETGG; encoded by the coding sequence ATGCTAGTAGATAGCTATGACAGAGTAGTGGATTATATCCGTGTATCGGTCACGGAGAGATGTAATTTCAGATGTAACTACTGTATGCCTGAAAAACCTTTTTCATGGGTACCAAAAGAAAACCTTTTAACATTTGAAGAACTTTTTGAATTTTTGAAAGTGGCAATGGATGAGGGTGTAAAAAAGATCCGTATCACCGGTGGGGAACCTTTACTTCGTGAAGACCTGGATAAATTCATTAAAATGATTTATGACTATAAGCCAGATATTGATCTTGCAATGACAACAAATGCTTTTTTACTCAAAGGTGCTGCGCAAAAGTTAAAAGATGCGGGACTCAAGCGTATCAACGTAAGTATCGATTCTCTTAAACCTGAAGTAGCACAAGAGATCGCACAAAAAGATGTACTTAAAAATGTGCTTGAGGGTGTTGATGAAGCTTTAAAAGTAGGACTAAAAGTAAAAGTAAACATGGTACCTATGAAAGGGATCAACTCAGATGAGATTGTAGATCTTTTAGAGTACTGTAGAGATCGTGGTATGACAATCCGTTTTATCGAATATATGGAAAATAAACATGCCGATGAAAAAATAGAAGGTCTGAAATCGGATGAACTTTTAAATATCATTGCTCAAAAATATAGCTTCAAAGATGAAGGGTTTGACGGACATTCACCGTCACACTATTACACTTTGGAAGATGGGTATAAATTTGGTATCATTGAACCATACGAAGATGATTTCTGTAAACAGTGTAACCGTATCCGTCTGACTGCGGAAGGACATCTTATACCATGTTTATATTTTGATGAAGCGATGAGTATTGCAGAGTTTGTAAAACGTGGGGATGTTAAAGGTGCTGCATTGGTACTGAAAGAGGTTGTGAAAAACAAACCTGAAAAAAATCGCTGGGGTGGAGAAGATGACGAGGTCTCAACACGTGCTTTTTATGAGACTGGTGGATGA